One Parageobacillus sp. KH3-4 genomic region harbors:
- a CDS encoding biotin-dependent carboxyltransferase family protein: MMSTIQVTHSGFFTTVQGKGRFGYQKAGVSVGGAMDSFASRIANLLVGNDADEATLEITMNGPTLRFETDALIAICGGSFRCTLNSEPVSMWKPLFVRKGDVLSIGACQSGYRAYVAFAGGLNVPLVMNSRSTYVQARIGGFHGRALRPGDVLSLRANAITIRESPIRWGIGFSERNYINGKRKIVRVAEGPEYDMFTDQSQERFFASVYEVTTQSDRMGYRLQGQALERTTDQEMISEAVTFGTIQVPASGQPIVLMADCQTTGGYPRIAQVISVDLPILAQARPGDYIQFQKVSWQEAQRLYMERERQIKKWKTIIQQKWREMDDAR; this comes from the coding sequence ATGATGAGCACAATTCAAGTAACACATAGTGGATTTTTCACAACTGTGCAAGGAAAAGGACGATTCGGATATCAAAAAGCCGGCGTATCCGTTGGAGGGGCAATGGATTCGTTTGCGAGCCGGATTGCGAATTTGCTTGTCGGAAACGACGCCGATGAAGCAACATTGGAAATTACGATGAACGGTCCGACGCTCCGCTTTGAAACGGATGCGCTCATTGCGATTTGCGGCGGCTCGTTTCGCTGCACATTAAACAGCGAACCGGTATCGATGTGGAAGCCGCTTTTCGTCCGAAAAGGCGATGTATTATCGATCGGAGCGTGCCAAAGCGGTTATCGCGCATATGTCGCTTTTGCGGGCGGCCTAAACGTTCCGCTTGTCATGAACAGCCGTTCTACATATGTACAAGCGCGCATTGGCGGTTTTCACGGCAGAGCGCTGCGGCCGGGTGACGTGTTGTCATTGCGGGCAAATGCGATCACGATTCGGGAAAGCCCGATTCGGTGGGGAATTGGATTTTCAGAAAGAAACTACATAAACGGGAAGCGAAAGATTGTTCGTGTCGCGGAAGGTCCGGAATATGACATGTTTACAGACCAAAGCCAAGAACGGTTTTTCGCTTCTGTGTATGAAGTGACGACACAGTCGGACCGCATGGGTTATCGCCTGCAAGGACAAGCGCTCGAGCGCACGACAGATCAAGAAATGATTTCGGAAGCAGTTACATTTGGGACGATTCAAGTGCCCGCCTCCGGCCAGCCGATCGTGCTGATGGCGGATTGCCAAACGACAGGCGGATATCCGCGCATCGCCCAAGTCATTAGCGTCGATCTTCCCATTTTAGCGCAAGCGCGTCCGGGCGATTACATTCAATTTCAAAAAGTATCATGGCAAGAAGCACAACGGCTATACATGGAACGGGAGCGGCAAATCAAAAAATGGAAGACGATCATTCAGCAAAAATGGAGGGAGATGGATGATGCGCGTTGA
- a CDS encoding 4-hydroxyphenylacetate 3-hydroxylase family protein, translating to MMNGKEYLESLRDNRVVYLNGEKIDDVTTHPAYENAARSIARMYDALHDEQMGKILTTTTEEGYPTHKFFKEPKNAQDLLEARDAIAQWAKLSYGFMGRTPDYKASFTAHLKAFANYYEGFEDNARNWYKKTTKEIPFINHTIINPQVDRSKPLHENKDVYVRAVKERDDGIIVSGAKMVGTAAALTHYNFVSNYGAQDLGDGDQSHALIFFVPMNAPGVKMISRQSYEQIAKTLGSPFDYPLSSRFDENDAVIVLDNVFIPWENVFAYKNVKVVNGFFVETGFVNRFTFQGCTRFAVKLDFMVGLLMKATEAAGTKQFRGVQANIGEVIAFRNMFWGLSTAMAANCEMRNGVALPNLQYGAAYRVLAPMVWPRIKQIFEQVVAGGLIQLPSSANDFLNPELRPYLDRYYRGSGIGAEERVKLMKMIWDAIGTEFGGRHELYEINYAGNHENIRLETLKIADVTGDSERFKTFVDSALNDYDLRGWVNDTWVSPHKELVQK from the coding sequence ATGATGAATGGCAAGGAATATTTAGAAAGTCTAAGAGATAACAGGGTTGTTTATTTAAATGGAGAAAAGATTGATGATGTAACTACACACCCTGCCTACGAAAACGCTGCTCGTTCCATTGCTAGAATGTATGATGCACTTCATGATGAACAGATGGGAAAAATTTTAACGACAACTACTGAAGAAGGTTATCCAACTCACAAATTTTTCAAAGAACCTAAGAATGCTCAAGATCTTTTAGAAGCAAGAGATGCGATTGCACAATGGGCCAAGCTGAGCTATGGCTTTATGGGGCGTACCCCTGATTATAAGGCTTCTTTTACAGCGCATTTGAAAGCGTTTGCTAATTATTACGAAGGTTTTGAGGACAATGCGCGAAACTGGTACAAAAAAACGACAAAAGAAATTCCGTTTATTAACCATACGATTATTAACCCACAAGTCGACCGTTCAAAGCCACTTCATGAAAATAAAGATGTGTATGTTCGCGCTGTAAAAGAACGGGATGACGGCATTATTGTAAGCGGTGCCAAAATGGTGGGAACGGCGGCTGCCTTAACTCATTACAACTTCGTCTCCAACTATGGAGCTCAAGATTTAGGAGATGGTGATCAAAGCCATGCGCTCATCTTCTTTGTGCCGATGAATGCACCCGGTGTAAAAATGATCAGCCGCCAATCGTATGAACAAATCGCAAAAACGTTAGGTTCTCCATTTGATTACCCGCTTTCCAGCCGTTTCGATGAAAACGATGCAGTAATTGTATTAGATAATGTATTTATTCCTTGGGAAAATGTTTTTGCCTATAAAAATGTCAAAGTAGTAAACGGATTTTTTGTTGAGACGGGATTTGTTAACCGCTTTACATTCCAGGGGTGCACGCGTTTTGCCGTCAAGCTTGACTTTATGGTTGGCTTATTAATGAAAGCGACGGAGGCAGCCGGTACGAAACAATTCCGAGGTGTTCAGGCAAACATTGGTGAGGTTATTGCCTTCCGCAATATGTTCTGGGGACTCTCTACGGCAATGGCGGCCAATTGTGAAATGAGAAATGGTGTTGCACTTCCGAATCTTCAGTATGGTGCTGCTTACCGTGTGCTTGCTCCGATGGTATGGCCGCGAATCAAACAAATTTTTGAACAAGTTGTAGCCGGCGGACTTATTCAATTGCCTTCAAGTGCCAACGACTTCTTAAATCCGGAGTTGCGTCCGTATTTGGATCGTTATTATCGCGGGTCCGGCATTGGCGCGGAAGAACGGGTGAAATTGATGAAAATGATTTGGGACGCAATCGGAACGGAGTTTGGCGGACGTCATGAACTCTATGAAATCAATTATGCGGGCAACCATGAGAACATCCGTCTGGAGACGCTAAAAATTGCTGATGTAACCGGAGATTCTGAACGATTCAAGACATTTGTCGATTCCGCCTTGAACGATTATGACCTTCGCGGCTGGGTCAATGACACTTGGGTGTCCCCGCACAAAGAGCTCGTTCAGAAATAA
- a CDS encoding HAD-IA family hydrolase yields MSKMPFAIIFDMDGTLFQTETVLVPALHKTFERLRREGEWQGDTPVEEYLRILGVPIPEVWRQLMPAADEVVRARAAAWFLDDIIAEIEQGNGRLYPDVLTTLSSLADQGIPLFVASNGRSRYLAAIRAAFQLERYFIDFYSLDRFSLSSKSALVKQLLNDYQIESAVMVGDRCSDIQAAKENGLWSIGCLFGFANDEELRGADVIIHQFSEIGSVLREVEKRVSEV; encoded by the coding sequence ATGAGCAAAATGCCATTTGCCATTATTTTCGACATGGATGGCACGTTGTTTCAAACGGAAACCGTTCTTGTTCCTGCCCTGCATAAGACGTTTGAGCGGCTGCGCCGCGAGGGCGAGTGGCAAGGGGATACGCCAGTCGAAGAATATTTGCGGATTCTTGGCGTTCCGATTCCAGAAGTATGGCGCCAATTGATGCCGGCAGCGGATGAGGTGGTGCGCGCCCGGGCAGCCGCGTGGTTTTTGGATGATATCATTGCTGAAATCGAGCAAGGGAATGGACGGTTATACCCAGACGTGCTTACGACGCTTTCGTCCCTTGCCGATCAAGGAATTCCGCTTTTTGTCGCAAGCAACGGGCGTTCCCGCTATCTCGCCGCGATTCGGGCCGCCTTCCAGCTTGAGCGCTATTTTATCGATTTTTACAGCCTTGACCGGTTTTCCTTGTCGTCGAAATCGGCGTTAGTCAAACAATTGTTAAATGATTACCAGATCGAAAGCGCAGTGATGGTCGGGGATCGGTGTTCCGATATTCAAGCAGCGAAGGAGAATGGGCTTTGGTCGATTGGCTGCCTGTTTGGATTTGCCAACGATGAAGAGCTGCGCGGAGCGGATGTGATCATCCATCAGTTTTCAGAGATTGGTTCGGTATTGAGAGAAGTGGAAAAAAGAGTAAGCGAGGTCTAG
- a CDS encoding 5-oxoprolinase subunit PxpA → MMRVDLNCDFGESFGIYRLGEEKEILQYVTSVNVACGFHAGDPLVMRKTVQMALERKVAIGAHPGFPDLLGFGRRNMAVTPDEAYAYVVYQIGALSAFVKAEGGMLAHVKPHGALYNMAAKDAVLAEAIAKAVYDVDPTLILYGLAGSELIRAGKKIGLRTANEVFADRTYQKDGSLTPRSDPRALIVDEQEAVQQVLTMVKEKRVRSLQGNDVPIEAETICIHGDGKKAVLFAKRLYEALQKEGVKVCSMTR, encoded by the coding sequence ATGATGCGCGTTGATTTAAATTGCGATTTCGGCGAAAGTTTCGGCATTTACCGCCTTGGCGAAGAAAAAGAGATTTTGCAGTATGTTACGTCGGTCAATGTCGCTTGCGGCTTTCATGCCGGGGATCCGCTTGTCATGCGGAAAACGGTGCAAATGGCGTTGGAACGGAAAGTGGCGATCGGCGCTCATCCGGGGTTTCCGGACTTGCTCGGATTTGGCCGCCGCAACATGGCGGTAACTCCAGACGAAGCGTATGCGTATGTCGTCTATCAAATTGGAGCGCTATCGGCGTTTGTGAAAGCGGAAGGAGGAATGTTGGCGCATGTCAAGCCGCACGGCGCGCTTTACAATATGGCGGCAAAAGACGCGGTGTTGGCGGAGGCGATCGCCAAAGCGGTGTACGATGTCGATCCAACCTTAATCCTGTACGGACTCGCCGGAAGCGAGCTGATTCGCGCCGGAAAGAAAATCGGCTTGCGCACGGCAAACGAGGTGTTCGCCGACCGAACGTATCAAAAGGACGGTTCGCTTACGCCGCGTAGCGACCCGCGCGCGTTGATTGTCGACGAGCAGGAAGCGGTTCAGCAAGTGCTCACAATGGTGAAAGAAAAACGCGTCCGTTCGCTGCAAGGCAACGACGTTCCGATTGAAGCGGAGACGATTTGCATTCACGGAGACGGCAAGAAAGCGGTGCTGTTTGCCAAACGCTTATATGAAGCGTTGCAAAAAGAAGGTGTAAAAGTTTGCTCTATGACTAGATGA
- a CDS encoding FAD synthetase family protein, with translation MKTIIIDHKNDPHFVASCPAVAALGFFDGVHLGHQKVIQTAKKIADERGLKTAVISFFPHPKEIIGKTGERIDYLLPPAEKAKKFSHLGVDYFYLIRFTPKFARLEPKEFVWKYLVPLQVKHAVAGYDFSYGRKGKGSLDTMEEDSGYSITVTKVENVERNDEKISSTLIRTKIQLGLMEELPDYLGEFYETKGKMICAEGKNELILDRYYMIPPEGCYDVEIYKGKRWFKGRVLVTEQKNIYWLGPSLSSVWEIFRIKIKWISSNIHLASEAAKKQRKNLVFV, from the coding sequence ATGAAAACGATCATTATTGATCATAAAAATGATCCGCATTTTGTTGCCTCTTGTCCCGCCGTAGCTGCACTGGGATTTTTTGATGGCGTTCATCTTGGGCATCAAAAAGTTATTCAAACTGCGAAAAAAATAGCGGACGAAAGAGGGTTAAAGACAGCGGTAATTAGCTTTTTTCCGCACCCAAAAGAAATTATCGGCAAAACGGGAGAACGCATCGATTATTTGCTCCCGCCTGCCGAAAAAGCGAAAAAATTTTCCCATTTAGGAGTTGACTACTTCTATTTAATACGATTTACACCTAAGTTTGCAAGGCTTGAACCGAAAGAATTTGTCTGGAAATATTTAGTTCCTTTGCAAGTCAAACATGCAGTAGCTGGATATGACTTTTCATACGGTCGAAAAGGAAAAGGGAGCTTGGACACAATGGAGGAAGACAGCGGATACTCTATCACTGTCACTAAAGTAGAAAATGTAGAACGAAACGATGAAAAAATTAGTTCCACGCTCATTAGAACCAAGATTCAATTGGGGTTAATGGAAGAACTCCCTGATTATTTAGGGGAGTTTTACGAAACAAAAGGAAAGATGATATGTGCGGAAGGAAAGAACGAGTTGATTTTAGATCGGTACTATATGATTCCGCCAGAAGGATGTTATGATGTGGAGATTTATAAAGGGAAAAGATGGTTCAAAGGACGTGTGCTTGTAACAGAACAGAAAAATATTTATTGGCTCGGACCGTCGCTTTCTTCTGTATGGGAGATTTTTCGGATTAAGATAAAATGGATTTCCAGTAACATCCATTTAGCTTCAGAAGCAGCCAAAAAACAAAGAAAAAATCTGGTATTTGTGTAA
- a CDS encoding GNAT family N-acetyltransferase, giving the protein MMIELRRYSNFSQFKQDVLPFLEQHEGENNLPLGVIMNMKPGQKPLYMGTVNKDGELALVLLQTHPSQLILSKSLPFAAEDIEEIAKKLYESYPNIPGMIGEKWLATALAERIAGLQHRRVHVQMKQRIYVLQQVKKPASQRGVLRPAQMSDMAMLCQWFVRFCEDVRLPESAEKATQAVQEAIANQQIYVWTIGGEPVSMARWARPTKTNVTIGWVYTPQEKRKHGYASDCVAALTQQLLDSGYKTVSLYTDLDNPTSNKIYTEIGYEPVMDSMLLQFVKEEVT; this is encoded by the coding sequence ATGATGATTGAATTGCGGCGATATAGCAATTTCTCTCAGTTCAAGCAGGATGTGCTGCCGTTTCTCGAACAGCATGAAGGGGAAAACAATTTGCCGCTAGGTGTAATCATGAATATGAAGCCGGGACAAAAGCCGTTGTACATGGGAACAGTGAACAAAGATGGCGAGCTGGCGCTTGTCCTGTTGCAAACCCATCCGAGCCAGCTTATTTTATCAAAATCGTTGCCATTTGCGGCCGAAGACATAGAGGAAATTGCGAAAAAGCTATACGAAAGCTATCCGAATATACCGGGGATGATCGGCGAAAAATGGCTGGCGACGGCGCTCGCAGAAAGGATCGCCGGGCTTCAGCACCGCCGTGTCCATGTTCAGATGAAACAGCGGATTTATGTGTTGCAACAAGTGAAAAAGCCTGCTTCCCAACGAGGCGTGCTGCGTCCGGCGCAAATGAGCGATATGGCAATGCTGTGCCAATGGTTTGTCCGGTTTTGTGAGGACGTTAGACTCCCGGAATCCGCAGAGAAAGCTACGCAGGCGGTGCAAGAAGCGATCGCCAATCAGCAAATATATGTATGGACAATCGGTGGGGAGCCGGTTTCGATGGCACGCTGGGCCCGCCCGACAAAAACAAATGTGACGATCGGCTGGGTGTATACGCCGCAGGAAAAACGAAAACACGGATACGCTTCCGATTGTGTGGCGGCATTGACACAGCAGCTATTAGATTCGGGATATAAAACCGTTTCGCTTTATACCGATTTAGATAATCCGACTTCAAATAAGATTTATACGGAAATCGGCTATGAACCAGTGATGGATTCGATGTTGCTGCAGTTTGTAAAGGAGGAAGTTACATGA
- a CDS encoding heme-binding protein, which yields MLVFLKQKSISSDLAQKMIDKAAKKAMELGIKVNIAIVDQGGNLKAFCRMDGAPLLSIQIAQNKAYTAAAFGIPTHQWYDMIKDEPSLRLGIVHTEKLVIFGGGYPIYDGKDLAGGIGVSGGSEEEDRMCCEAALSLLEAV from the coding sequence ATGTTGGTGTTTCTAAAGCAAAAAAGCATCAGCAGTGACTTGGCGCAAAAAATGATTGACAAAGCAGCAAAAAAAGCAATGGAGCTTGGAATTAAAGTGAACATTGCCATTGTGGATCAAGGAGGAAACTTGAAAGCGTTTTGCCGGATGGATGGTGCTCCCCTTTTAAGCATACAAATAGCGCAAAATAAAGCGTATACGGCGGCGGCTTTCGGGATTCCGACCCATCAATGGTATGACATGATCAAGGATGAGCCGAGTTTGCGCCTTGGGATTGTCCATACAGAAAAGCTTGTCATTTTCGGAGGCGGTTATCCGATTTATGACGGAAAAGATTTAGCTGGAGGGATTGGAGTCAGCGGCGGCTCAGAAGAAGAAGACCGGATGTGTTGCGAAGCGGCGCTATCCTTATTGGAAGCGGTTTGA
- a CDS encoding flavin reductase family protein — MDDRLFRKAMGKFATGVTVITTEVDGDVHGMTANAFMSVSLNPKLVLVSIGEKAKMLEKIQQSKKYAVNILSHDQKVLSMNFAGQLEEQADVQFERLGGLPVIKDALAQISCQVVNEIQAGDHTLFIGKVTDINITEQDPLLFFSGKYHQLAQSEKVEMSS; from the coding sequence ATGGACGATCGCTTATTTCGCAAAGCAATGGGGAAATTTGCTACAGGAGTGACGGTAATTACGACGGAGGTTGATGGAGATGTCCACGGAATGACGGCAAATGCCTTTATGTCCGTTTCCTTAAATCCAAAGCTTGTGTTGGTTTCGATTGGTGAAAAAGCGAAAATGCTGGAAAAAATTCAGCAATCGAAAAAATATGCCGTTAACATTTTGTCACACGATCAAAAAGTGCTTTCGATGAATTTTGCTGGACAGCTGGAAGAACAAGCAGATGTGCAATTTGAGCGGCTAGGTGGACTGCCGGTCATTAAAGATGCTCTTGCGCAAATTTCCTGCCAAGTTGTCAACGAAATTCAAGCAGGCGATCATACCCTTTTCATTGGGAAAGTGACGGATATAAACATTACAGAGCAAGACCCGCTTCTGTTTTTCAGCGGAAAATATCATCAGCTTGCCCAAAGTGAAAAAGTGGAGATGTCGAGCTAA
- a CDS encoding catechol 2,3-dioxygenase, whose amino-acid sequence MSGILRLGRLELRVLDLEESVKYYTDVIGLEVTGREEDRVYLKAWDEYDHHSIILQKADTAGMDHMAFKVKDIYELEKLEYKIEQFGCTLSRISKGARLAEGEAVRFQLPTGHYMELYTDIEQVGTKTGHINPHPWPDGLKGIAPHRLDHALLTGDDLKTATRFFTEVLGFRQTERIITVDGEDLVGSFLSVTNKAHDVAFVKGPDGKFHHAGFYVDNWYEVLKAADILTKNDVQVEITPTRHGITRGQTIYFFDPSGNRNEAFASGYMSYADFPTITWTEDKIGTGIFYHRRELVESFSKALT is encoded by the coding sequence ATGAGCGGAATTTTAAGACTGGGACGATTGGAACTTCGGGTATTGGATTTAGAAGAATCTGTAAAATATTATACGGATGTCATTGGACTTGAAGTGACAGGGCGCGAAGAAGACCGAGTGTATTTAAAAGCGTGGGACGAATACGACCATCACAGCATCATTTTGCAAAAAGCCGATACGGCAGGAATGGATCATATGGCATTTAAGGTAAAAGATATTTACGAGTTGGAAAAATTAGAATATAAAATTGAACAATTTGGATGCACACTTTCCCGGATTTCCAAAGGCGCTAGATTAGCAGAAGGAGAAGCAGTTCGTTTCCAGCTTCCTACAGGTCATTATATGGAGCTATATACTGACATCGAACAAGTAGGGACAAAGACGGGGCATATCAACCCGCATCCGTGGCCGGATGGACTAAAAGGAATTGCTCCACATCGATTGGATCACGCTCTTTTAACAGGCGATGATTTGAAAACAGCCACCCGCTTCTTTACGGAAGTGCTCGGTTTTAGACAAACAGAGAGGATCATTACGGTAGATGGGGAAGATTTAGTCGGCAGCTTTTTGTCAGTGACTAATAAAGCCCATGACGTCGCTTTCGTGAAAGGACCAGATGGGAAATTCCACCATGCAGGATTTTATGTAGACAATTGGTACGAAGTATTGAAAGCAGCGGATATTTTAACAAAAAACGATGTTCAAGTCGAAATTACACCGACCCGGCATGGAATCACACGCGGCCAAACCATTTACTTCTTTGACCCATCCGGAAATAGAAACGAGGCATTCGCGAGCGGCTATATGAGTTATGCTGACTTCCCGACCATTACATGGACGGAAGATAAAATTGGAACAGGCATCTTCTATCATCGAAGAGAACTAGTTGAATCATTCTCTAAAGCATTAACGTAA
- a CDS encoding NRAMP family divalent metal transporter: MERKDNKLRVLLGAVFLMATSAIGPGFLTQTTVFTQQLAASFGFVILISIILDIGAQANIWRIIAVSEKRAQDIANEVLPGLGYVIAGLIVLGGLAFNIGNIGGAGLGINVLFGMSPEMGAIVSAMIAIIIFLVKEAGKMMDRFTQILGIVMIGLTLYVVWTAHPPLGEAVVRTIAPEKVDFLAIVTLVGGTVGGYITFSGGHRLLDAGIKGKNSLPEVTKSSISAIGVASLMRILLFLAALGVVAQGLTLDEANPPASVFRLAAGEIGYKLFGIVMWAAAITSVVGSAYTSMTFIRTFHPLIEKYHRLLIVLFIIVSTFIFVFIGRPVKTLILVGALNGLVLPISLGVMLIAAYKRTIVGDYKHPLWLTIFGGIVVILMAYMGIYTIIHQLPQLFE, from the coding sequence ATGGAGAGAAAAGACAACAAATTGCGCGTACTGCTTGGTGCTGTATTTTTAATGGCGACATCGGCGATTGGGCCGGGATTTTTGACGCAAACAACGGTGTTTACCCAGCAGCTTGCCGCTAGTTTTGGTTTTGTCATTTTGATTTCCATTATTCTTGATATCGGCGCACAAGCGAATATATGGCGCATTATTGCGGTTTCCGAAAAACGGGCGCAAGATATCGCGAACGAAGTATTGCCGGGATTAGGTTATGTGATAGCGGGATTGATTGTGCTTGGGGGATTGGCGTTTAATATCGGCAATATCGGCGGCGCCGGGCTGGGAATCAACGTGCTTTTCGGAATGTCGCCGGAAATGGGAGCGATTGTCAGCGCGATGATTGCCATCATCATTTTCCTTGTCAAGGAAGCGGGGAAAATGATGGATCGTTTTACGCAAATTTTGGGAATTGTCATGATTGGGCTAACGCTCTACGTCGTTTGGACAGCCCATCCGCCGCTTGGGGAGGCAGTGGTACGAACGATAGCGCCAGAGAAAGTGGACTTTTTGGCGATTGTGACGCTTGTTGGCGGAACCGTTGGCGGCTACATTACGTTCTCCGGCGGGCATCGGCTGTTAGACGCGGGAATAAAAGGGAAAAATAGCTTGCCAGAAGTGACGAAAAGCTCGATTTCGGCTATTGGCGTAGCATCGTTGATGCGAATTTTGCTGTTTCTTGCCGCATTAGGCGTTGTCGCTCAAGGGCTAACGTTAGATGAAGCGAACCCTCCAGCGTCGGTATTTCGCCTTGCCGCAGGTGAAATTGGCTATAAGCTTTTTGGAATTGTCATGTGGGCGGCCGCGATCACATCGGTCGTTGGTTCCGCGTATACATCCATGACATTTATCCGAACATTTCACCCATTAATCGAAAAATATCACCGTCTTTTAATTGTGTTGTTTATTATTGTGTCTACTTTTATCTTCGTCTTTATTGGCCGTCCGGTAAAAACGCTGATTTTAGTTGGTGCATTAAATGGCCTTGTGCTGCCGATTTCGTTAGGTGTTATGCTTATCGCTGCATATAAGCGGACGATTGTCGGCGATTACAAACATCCGCTATGGCTAACGATATTTGGGGGAATTGTCGTCATTTTGATGGCGTATATGGGAATATATACGATCATTCATCAGCTTCCGCAATTATTTGAATGA